One genomic region from Amblyraja radiata isolate CabotCenter1 chromosome 17, sAmbRad1.1.pri, whole genome shotgun sequence encodes:
- the LOC116982945 gene encoding eotaxin-like gives MKTALCVVALVGALVICSFQNVAAAPVGSIIPECCETFKTTPIRHWRLKSYEATPWCSTAAVIFVNRRNMKICTRAGERWVKAAMKYLDRKHKKGETK, from the exons ATGAAGACAGCGCTCTGCGTCGTTGCCCTTGTAGGAGCCCTGGTGATCTGCAGTTTCCAGAATGTTGCAGCCGCCCCGG tgGGATCGATAATCCCGGAATGCTGTGAGACGTTTAAGACCACTCCGATTCGTCACTGGAGGCTTAAAAGCTACGAGGCAACTCCTTGGTGCTCGACTGCCGCTGTCAT ATTCGTCAACCGGAGGAATATGAAGATTTGCACCAGAGCCGGAGAGAGATGGGTCAAAGCTGCAATGAAGTATCTGGACAGGAAACACAAGAAGGGAGAGACGAAGTGA
- the LOC116982643 gene encoding eotaxin-like yields the protein MKTALCVVALVGALVICSFQNVAAAPLGSIIPECCETFKTTPIRHWRLKSYEATPWCSTAAVIFVNRRNMKICTRAGERWVKAAMKYLDRKHKKGETK from the exons ATGAAGACAGCGCTCTGCGTCGTTGCCCTTGTAGGAGCCCTGGTGATCTGCAGTTTCCAGAATGTTGCAGCCGCCCCGT tgGGATCGATAATCCCGGAATGCTGTGAGACGTTTAAGACCACTCCGATTCGTCACTGGAGGCTTAAAAGCTACGAGGCAACTCCTTGGTGCTCGACTGCCGCTGTCAT ATTCGTCAACCGGAGGAATATGAAGATTTGCACCAGAGCCGGAGAGAGATGGGTCAAAGCTGCAATGAAGTATCTGGACAGGAAACACAAGAAGGGAGAGACGAAGTGA